From one Triticum aestivum cultivar Chinese Spring chromosome 4B, IWGSC CS RefSeq v2.1, whole genome shotgun sequence genomic stretch:
- the LOC123092449 gene encoding mitochondrial succinate-fumarate transporter 1 gives MASPPSPPPPSPPARADEPRSGEGRAPIPPYVKAAAGSLGGVMEACCLQPIDVVKTRLQLDRAGVYRGIAHCGTTVARAEGVPALWKGLTPFATHLTLKYALRLGSNAMLQSAFKDPVTGKVSAQGRLASGFGAGVLEALIIVTPFEVVKIRLQQQKGLSTDLLKYKGPIHCAKTIVREEGIFGLWSGASPTVMRNGTNQAAMFTAKNTIDILLWKKHEGDGKVLQPWQSMVSGFLAGTAGPICTGPFDVVKTRLMAQGRTGDIKYKGMFHAIRTIHAEEGLRALWKGLLPRLMRIPPGQAIMWTVADQVMGLYERTYLQSAQV, from the exons atggcctcacccccgtccccgcccccgccctcgccgccggcgcgGGCCGACGAGCCACGCAGCGGCGAGGGCAGGGCGCCGATCCCGCCCTACGTcaaggcggcggcggggtcgcTCGGCGGCGTGATGGAGGCGTGCTGCCTGCAGCCCATCGACGTCGTCAAGACGAGGCTGCAGCTCGACCGCGCGGGGGTCTACCGCGGCATCGCGCACTGCGGCACCACCGTCGCGCGCGCCGAGGGCGTGCCGGCGCTCTGGAAGGGGCTCACGCCCTTCGCCACCCACCTCACGCTCAAGTACGCGCTCCGCCTCGGCTCCAATGCCATGCTGCAGTCCGCCTTCAAGGACCCCGTCACCGGCAAGGTCTCCGCGCAGGGCCGCCTCGCCTCCGGCTTCGGCGCCGGCGTCCTCGAGGCCCTCATCATCGTTACCCCATTCGAG GTGGTAAAGATTAGATTGCAGCAACAAAAAGGACTAAGCACGGACCTGCTGAAATATAAAGGGCCCATACACTGTGCAAAGACAATTGTTCGTGAGGAAGGCATTTTTGGTCTGTGGTCTGGAGCATCACCAACTGTCATGCGTAACGGTACAAACCAAGCTGCGATGTTCACAGCCAAGAACACGATAGACATTCTTCTCTGGAAGAAGCATGAAGGGGACGGCAAGGTTCTCCAGCCATGGCAGTCCATGGTCTCTGGGTTTCTTGCAGGAACCGCAGGGCCGATCTGCACCGGGCCTTTCGACGTGGTGAAGACCAGGCTGATGGCCCAAGGGAGGACCGGGGACATCAAGTACAAGGGCATGTTCCATGCGATACGGACGATACACGCGGAAGAGGGCCTCCGAGCCCTGTGGAAAGGCCTGCTTCCCAGGCTCATGAGGATTCCACCTGGTCAGGCCATAATGTGGACAGTGGCTGATCAGGTGATGGGCCTTTACGAGCGAACATATCTGCAGTCGGCTCAGGTGTAA